The sequence CAGGCCACGGCAGCGGTTCGCAGTGGTCAGTGTAACCCCGGCCTCCACAGTCAAATTGCGGGCGTTGACCACCACCATGTCGCCATCCTGCACGGACGGCACAAAGATCAGCCCGGCAGTATTGGTCCAGCCTGGCATAGGCACCCACGACACGCCGTCAAACGACTGCTCGGCACCGGCGGCAGCAGTGAGGCGCAGATGCCCGTCACTCCCATCGCCGAACCAGTTACGCAGGCCGGAATTGTCCAAGGCTGCAGCGGGATGTCTGAAAACACTCATTACGCCACCACCTGCATGTTGAGTGCGGCAAAGCCGCGAATGACAGGCGAGCCCACGGTACCGCGCACCGAGAACATGACTAAATCCTCCGCGTTGGCGTCCTGCGTCACCTCCAGCGCTGTGCCGCCGGGCCAGAGGACCGATGCCGGAAGCGCGATGGACCGCCCCCCGGTCGCGTCCTGCCGCACGGTCAGCTCATAGGTCGCACCGGGTTGTGCGTTTGTCAGGGTAATCGTTGTCACCGCATCAACCAGCGTGATCACAGCGACAGGATTGGCACCCATGTCCCACGTTACAGCGGCGTCAACGGCAACCAGCGTGGATACGGGATAGCGCTGGCCACGCAGCCATTCGTGGGGATCAGGGAGAAGATCCACAATCTCTTCTGTGAGGTGGACGTGATCGTCGGGGGCCATGCTGGCGATGACCTGCGCCAGCTGGGTCAGGTCTTCCTCATTCGGCGTGAGACCGGCAGCCACGATGGCGGCCATTATTTCGCGCATGGGGTGCTCAATGGCCTCGGCTGCCACCGGAGAACCTTCAATTCCGGCGGCCAGATTCTCCGTGACGTATCCTTCGTTAGGATCGGCCGCGCCGATGGGCGGTACATATTTCATATGATGTCTCCTTAATCCTGATAGGCGATGACAAGTTCAAGATGCGCCGGATTCATGCGACGGAGCAGGCATTCCAGATCCGTGGCACGCACTATGCGGGTCAGTCTGTCACCGGCGCGGGATGATCCGCACCGGAAACGCTGGATACGCGGGCCGTTGATAGTGACGCGCCATACCAGCCGTTCGATGTGCCCGCCGCCCAACACGTGGCCGCAGCGGGATCGTCCGCAGATGAAGGGACGCCCGCGCCCGATGATGGTCACTGAATAGCCAAGCCGTTCCGCCAGCCTCTGAAAATAGTTGAGACTGAGGCCGTCCTTTTGCGTCAGCGCCGCCCACAGGGAGCGCCGACGTTCGCCCAGCGACGTGGCCACGGATGCCGTGCAGGCATCCGGTAACCCGGCGAATGCTTCCCACTCGCTCAGCAGTTCCAGTGTGGTACGGGGGTCGGTCTCCTCAATCAGGTCCGTGCAGCGGCCATCCACACGCGCCATGTCACCAGCGATGCCCGCCAGCAGCAACGTCAGCACGGCATCGGGATCACGCGGCCAGGCATCGCCAAGCGGCAGCAAGGCCTGCATCTGGATCAGGTATTGGTCTGCATTAGGCATTATTCGTCATTCCCCCAATCCACGCCGCCATAGACGGCCATGATGCCCGCGGAGTGCTCCACATTGGTCGTGGGACTGAGCAGGACGTGGTCATGTTCCCCTGCGGCCGTAGAGATAACTTCGCGCACATGGCTGATGAGGATGGTGCCGCCGGGTTCGGACTCGGCTATGACCATGGCCTGCAGCGCTGCTTCGATTGCCAGTCGGACACTGGGGCTGGAGGGTGTCAGATCCCGGATTTGGAAGACCAGCGGAGCGGCCATCGGGGCAAAGACAAGGGGTTCGCAACCGGGAGGACAACGGTCCGGGTGACTGAGATACTCCTGCACCTCGGTCACTTTAGCAGCGTCCGGGATAATGGAGTCAGCAGCATCGCAGACAAAAGCCAACCCCACCGTGCCACGCCCAACATAGCGGGGATACGTCCATGCTCTGGTCACACCGGGAACCTGCTTGGCCCACGTTGCATAGTCATTGGTAGCTCCACCTTTGGGCGGGGCCTGTACATAGGCCCGCAGACGGCTGCGCAGGGCTTCCACGGTTTCGATCTCGGTTCCCCCGGTCAGGCCGGATGCGCCCACGATGGCAGCTGACTGGACACCGGAAATGGTGACGGACAGCCGCAGGGTTGTGCCTGCGGCGCAGTTGCCCGCTGCGCCCGCGTTGACAGCTTCAATGGATACCATGGCGGTGCCGCCGGTAACGGCCATTTCGTCCGAGGTCTGATATTCCGTGCCGTCCGTGCGCTGCAGCAGTGTACCGGCAGGCACAACCGTACCGGACAGGCCCGTCAGGGTGATGATACCCGTTGCTGCCGTTGCGGCCTTGCGAGGCACACCCCACCAGTTGGCATGACGCACCAGGTGAGCCTCATCCGCCGTATCGGGAATGATCTGTTTAGACAGATAATCCAGATAGCCATATAACCCGTGCTGGGTTCCGCCCACGGCACGTGCCGTCACAGCCACATCGGCTGCGGGCAGGCGGGCCGAGGAGGATTCCATGCGGGTGTCAATATCGCTTTCGATGCGCTCGGCCAGTGCGGCAAGCGTGGGGCGTTTGAAACTCACAACGGCCTCCTGAATGTTTCCGTAACGGTTGTGCCATCCGCCAGTGTAATGGAGATGGTCAGAACCAGTATGCCTGTGGCATCAGCTGCCCATGCGGCTGTCACATCAACGCTGGTTGCCCAGCCTCCCGTGATCAGCCATTCCAGCGCCTCGGCGGCATACGCCTGCGCACGACGCGCTGTTTCCGCTGTCTGCTTTTCACGGGAGAGCAACCACAGCCTGCTGCCGGTGACCCACGGCGCGCCCTCCGGGGCTTGTGCGGGAGGCAGGATATCGCCCCACCAGCCCCGGCGGTTGCCGAAGCCGGTCGCCCCGTCCGGAAGCGCATCATCGTCATGGGCACGGGCGTCCGTGAACAGGCTAATCACGATGGCCCTGCGCAGTCCGCCATCGGCAGCCAGCAGGCCCCGCTCCAGAGGCGCTTCAAGGGTGTACTCGCTTGCTCCCATTTACGCCCCCTGCGGCGGGTCGGTCGGCCCGCCGTTGTCGTTTTCATCGTGTACGTGGCCACGCAGGCTAACCGTCCCGGCAACCGCATCCGCATCAGTAGTAATATTGCCCGTGGTGTGCTGCGTGCCCTGAAACAGAGCGGCGGAAGTCCCTTCCCCCACGCCGCACGATGTGAACGCAGGCGTGCTGACCGTGGCCCCTGCGGACGCAGTGAGCGTCAGCTGGGCCGTGGCCATGTCGATACTTTCGGTAGCGGACACAATCATCCGCTTCGTCTCCATGGTGATGTCTTCGACCGCGCTGATCCGCGCGTGCACTGTGGTCAGTTCCACGGTCCGGCCCCGTTTGAAGATCAGGCTGTCTCCTTCGTCGGTATACAGGGCCACCTCTCCCGATTCGAGACCGCGCAGCCGGAACTGCCGGTCCGCGATGGCCACCACTATGCCGGAAGAGCGGTCGCCTCCGACGAACATGACGGCGGCCTCCATGCCGGGCAGCGGGTTGGAGGTGAAGCCGTAATGCTCGAAGCATTCCAGCCCATCCCGCGTTTCCCCGGCCAGCAGACCGGCCTGCAGCGCCTGAACACGCCGGGAGGAATCCACAAGGCGGACGACGGCACGCGCGACCATGAGCCGCACGCGCTGCACCAGCGGCGCACACAGACGGTTAAAATCGTCACGGTTCATCACGCATCCTCCTCATCCCAGCCGCGAGCCCCGGTGGCTTTTTCGGGCTCGGCCAGTACAGCAAAGGCGGCGGCGCGGGCCACGGTGAGTTCCGTCACAGTTCCTTCGCGATCCGTCTGTCTGAACTGGACCTGCGTGATGATCCAGCGCCCCGAAAGAGACAGCAGATCATCCTGCAGGGTAACGGTCTGGCGGGGACGCCACAGTGCTCCAGACGGATTTTTCCAGCCCGGCACGCTGTATACGGCCTGCGCCGCGCGGGCTGCCCGAGTCTTGGCTTCATGGTCTGCACGGCTTGCCAGAGTGGGACCGCCAGCCTGCGTCTCCGCCACCAGCACCAGCGGCCGGTGACGGGGAACTCCCGGATCGGTAGCGCTGCCGCTGGGAGCGGTGATGGTATCCGCATCTTCCAGATCGTCTGCATCGGCACCGCCATCAGCGTGCGCCATGGCCGTATAGGCCGAGTAACGGTCCGCCATGGAACGGGTGCATTGACCGGAGAGTATGTTCACCCCCGGCTGCAAGGTGGCCACGGGTGCGTCTTCGGTCACGGTATCGATGATCAGGCCGCCCAGCCCATCGGACCACGCCATGAGGCCCCGCTGGCGCAACATGCGTTCCAGCGTGGCCGCCACGGTATCTCCGGGATTGGTCGCAAAGCGGGCAAAGGGAGTGACGGAGGCGGCTGCGCTGCGGGCCGAGACGCTAATGCCGAATGGCCGACACAGGTCCGATGCTATGGCCGCCAGCGTCCGGTCCCGCCAGTCCTGCACCGGGGCACTGCAGTCCACGAGGTCACCGGCCTTGTCTCTGCCGCGCAGGGAGGTTCGGCGGCTGGCATCATCATAATCGCGGGCCACCTCGTCTATGTAGCCGGTGACAACGGTTTCCCCGTCGATACGCACAGTACAGGCATCGCCTTCGGTAACTTTCAGACGCTCACGCTGGCCATGCGCAATCCACGAGTCTGTCAGGCTGACGTCAAACTGGCCGGACAGGCGGTCAATGGCCAGCGTGATGGATACATCCTTCCAGCCCTCGTGTATTTCCGTGCCGACATGCAGGTGCACCACGTTTTCATTTGCCATTACGTTTCACCTTCAACGTTCTGCCTCCGGGCACAAACCCAGGATGGCGGATAATGGTCGGGTTGCGGGCCAGCATATCCGCTTCCCGAGATGCATCGCCGTAGTATCCGTAGGCTATTACGAGGGACGGCAGTGTTGCCCCCGGCGTAAGGTCTGCCAGCCGGGCAAGGTCCGCTCCCCGCGCCGTTATGTCCCGCACTACGGCGGTACGCAGGGTGTGCAGTGCCTCGTACAGCGGGTCCGATGCCGTGGTCATGGCCATATCCAGAGCCTTGGCCACCTGCTGACGCACCTCCACGGCATCCTCGTACACATCGAAATCCATGTGCGCCGTGGCCCGCGCCGCCTGCACCACAGCCAATCCGGATGTCAGGTCCGCCAGTGCCGCTTGGTTGACGGCATCCTGCGCGGAAGTATCGGTTAGAGTAGGACGAACCGGAGCCATGGCAGCCAGTTCGGTTGCCGCTGCATAACGGCTGACGCCGCCGTTGGCCTTTGCGGAGGTCCCCGCCATGAGTGCGGAAACCACCCCGAGCAACCCATCAGCCAGCGAGTGGGGAGCATCCAGCAAGGATACCGCCTGTCGGCGGATATTGAGCAAGGATCGCTGGGCCGCCGGAGTCGTCCACGAGGTTGTCCGGGCACCATCCAGCCATGCCTCAACGGCTGCCAGCGCCGTGGTGCGCAGGATGTCCGGCCCGGCCACTGAGAACCGTTCCGGAAAGTCGTCCACATAGGCGACTTCGGCACTGTCCGCAGCCCTTGCTGTCAGGGCCGTGGTATCAGTACGGCTGGAATGTCCGCCTTCGGCATCCTCCACAAAATCGATGCGCCAAGCCACATAGCCGCCCATGTCCAGACGCTCCGAGGCGCTGAATGTGCGCACTACCACGGTATGCGAGAGGCCCCACGGGTCCACGTATTCACCGGGCCCCGGCTTTTCCAGCGCGCCCAGCAGGGTGTTGCGCGAACCGAGGTATTCCGCTCCGAACTGGAACGCCTCCACAGACAACTGGCGGGCCTTGCGCCCCATATCCTCGTTGCTCGGCTCATCCCGTTTGGGATACTCGTGCGTGGCCACGCGCCGACCGCCCGCATACTGGCGGCTGGACACCTCAAACGGGATGCCCCGGAACGATGCCGGACGCAGGTTGTCACGCCATGCCATGCCGCACTCCTAATTTGCTCCGGCCATGAGCGGGCCGGTGCGCGCGTTGATAGTCACGTTGGCACTGTCCGACCGCGTTACGACGCTGGAACCGGCAGGCAGGCCGCGAACCACCAGTTCGATGGTATGGCGCAGGGTTCTGGACGATCCGGCACTTTCGGCCTGCGTGGCTCTGGCCGTGGTCTGTGCGCCGTGTGCCTCGGCAGCCTCCGCACCGGCCCCCATGCGGGGCAGCGGCTGCTTGCTGCCGGAAGCGGCGTCCATGCTTGCACCCATGCGAGGCATTGCCTTGCCCGTATTGGCCGGTGCTGAGTCCCCCTCGGGAACGGACGGTGCATCGCCTCCGATGCCCAGCCATTTGCCTACGGTGTCGAACATGGGGCTCATCTTGTCCCACAGCGCACCGATCCAGCCGAAGAAACTATCCCAATAGGGGCGCACCGGCTCCCATATGCTGCTGAAGAAGGCGGCCACAGGTTCCCAATGATCTATAAGGTACGCCGCCCCGAGGCCGATGAGCGCGATGGCGGCACCTATGGGTGTTGCCATGAAGGACGCGGACATAATGCGCCAGGCCGTACCGACCAGCATGATGGCGGGTGGTAGTATGGTGAGTGCCGCGCCGAGGCCGATCAGCGTGAACGTAAATACCGGCGAGGCTTCGGCTGCATCGGCAATAAAACCGATGAACGGGGTAATCACATCCATAACGGCACCGAGCGGGGCAAGGAAGGATCGGCCTATGGAATCACCCAGCCGGGACAAAGCGTTGTCGAAGGCCTTGGTCTTCTCATTAAACTGATCCATCATAATGCCGTACTGGCTGTCCACAGTACCCGCACTTTCAGTCATGATCTGGTGCTTCAGCGTCTTCAAATCCTCAAGGTCAGCCAACACCGGCTTGAGAAAATTCTGCACCTGCGCATCTCGGAATATCTGACCAATTTTGAAAGGATCGCCGCCTGTTTTGGCCTTGACCGCGTCCAACACATCTTCCAGCGGGTTGCGGCCTTCGGCCCATGCCTTGCGGATGATGGCCTTGATGTTGATCCCGGCCTGCTTGGCGTTCTTCAGCGTTTCCGGTGAGGACAACGCCCGCATGAAGTTGGCCATGTTGTTGGCGGCTTCACCGGGATCTGCCGCGCCGCGTTTGGCGATCTGGAGTGATGCAGCCAGCGTGCTGACTGCTTCGCTCCCCTGCAGCTTCAGCGCTTTAGCTCCGGCACCAAGCATGGGGAAATACTTGGCCATGTCCTTCAGTTCAAAGGCTCCGGCATTTCCCGCATATGCCAGGCGGTCCAGTTCGTCGGTGAGTGCCGTGGGGGCGACCCCCAGTGTCTCAACCAGCACGTAGGCCGTGTCAGCCAAGTCACCTATATCCGCCTGCGTACCCGAAGCCGTACGCCCGATACCATACAAGGAATCCTGCGCCTTGCCCGCATCCATTCCCGCGCTGACCAGCTTGTTGAAACCGCGCTCCAGGTCGATCACAGATTGGTTCGTTGCAGACGGCACGGCCAGTTCCCGCAGACGGTCACGTAGCTCCGCTACCTGCCCTGCGGACATGTCTGCCGTTATGCCGGTTACCGCTAAGCTATGTTGCAGATCGCCAGCCATAGTCACGGTCTTGCGGATTAGCATGAGTGAGCCTATAGCCTGACCAACTTGAGCCATGTGCCCCTGTAGGTCGTCCGATGCGCCGCTCAGGCTCCGCATTTGGCGATCTGTAGCTCCCAGCGATGCCCCCAACTGCAGGGATCGGTCGGAGAGCCGGGTCATCTCCGACCCGGCTGTGCCGAGGGAAGACCGGAAGCCGCCTGCAAGAGCGGCCCCGATCATGATATTAAGCGCCATCTGGCCGGAACCGAGCACACCTGCCTCCTGTCCTTATCTGTCGAGCGACATGTCCCGTGCGAGGCGCAGGGCCTCCGCGTGGTACATGAGGAATTCCATCATCCGCATAGTCTCTATTTCCCGCCTGCCCCATCCGGCGACATGGCCGAGTTCGAGCGCGGCTCGGCGGACACTGCCGCGTGGGGCGAGAGAAAACGGTGCAGAGCCCGCTGCAGTTGCGCGTAGTCGCACGAAGGCAGCTTACGCAGGGCTTCAGCAGGTACACCGCACAGATGAGCGATAAGGCGCAACTCGTACTGTCCCTGCGTAGAGCCGGGCATGTCCACGACAATCTGATCCTCCACGAACGGTTCGCGCAGGGTCAGTTGTGTGTAGGTCGCATCCCCCACCTTGAAGGGGCGGGAAAGCGGTACGGGCACGGGAGGCAGGGCGCTCGACTCGCTGACCTGTGCCGGCGTGCCGGATGCCGCCTGCTCTATCCTTTCTGCATTCTGGTCCTTCATTGTTTTCTCCTAAACGGGTTCCGCGGGAGCCCCGGTAAACTTTACTTTCATTTTGCCGCCTTCGCCTTCGCTGAGCTCCAGCACGTCTTCCAGGAAGGCCTCGCGGATCATCCACGTGGTGCCTATATCCGCCCGGAAGGTGATGGTGGCATTGGTGATATTGCGGATGGCTTCCACCGGCGTGTCCTTGGACACATTCACCTCGCATTCGAGAGTGGCGGGCACCATTTCTTCGGCATAGCCGACGCTGTTGCTGCCCTGCACGGGTTTGCGGGCATAGCCGCCCAGAGTGATCTTGGCGGATCTCTGTGTGTCCAGCGTGTTGCCGTCGTAGGCGATTGTCGCACGACCGAGGTATTGCATGATGTGCTCCTGTTGTAGGTTGGTCCGTATGGTGCGTTACACGCGGAACTGAACCAGCGCCGCGAAGACGCGCAGCTGGTTGACCAGATCGGGCGGCAGCACGACGTCCACGCGGGTGGGGTCATCCGCGTTGCGTTCCACCACCAGCAGATGCTTGAATGCATCCACCTGCTCCACCCAGCCGCGCTCTTCCCACGCCCGCGCCAGAGCAATGAGTTCGGCCCTGATGATGCTGGGGGTTACAATGGCCTGCCCGGCACCGAACCGGGTGCCGTCGTCGGCCAGTTTATGCCGGGGAAATTTCTGGCTGATGCGGGCCCGCAGCGTACTGCGCAGCACCGAGAGAGTCGCCAGCGTTTCCGCATCCAGATAGCTGGGGTCGGGCAGGCCGTAGCTGTTCAGCTGGTACGTGGTGATGGCCCGCTCGATGGACACGGTACCGTCCACGGCTACAAGGAAGGTGCTGATACCGTCGTACAGCAGCAGGTTTCGTTCGGCACGGGTGAACCGATCCGGTTCCTGCGGGGCCAGAACGCCGGGCAGCTCCAGCGTCTGCAGCGGCCGGGCCGGGTCAATACCCAACTGGTACGCTGCAACGGCACCGTACACAGACGCCCAAACCCACGGCGGCGTGGGGCTCTTCTGCGCCCCCATAATCGACAGGACTTCGGAATTGCGCCCGCTGCCTATAGTAGACAGCGCGGCGTGCGTACCGGACAGAGCCGCCCATGCCTGCCCTTCGATCTGACGGGTTGCGGACCAGCGGTCCTCCAGCTCCGCTTCCAGCGCGGCGAGGTTGGCGGTGTCCGTCCACGGAGTGATCATGTGGTGGTACTGCACGTCGCCGAGTGCCGTGAGCGCGTCACCCACATCAGGGTTGCCGGAACCGCCGCTCATGCCCGCTATGGTCACGGTGAGACCTGCGGGAACGGCATCGCCCTGCCAGTAGGTGGTACGCATATCCAGCGCATTCATGGCCTCGCCCTTATGGCGGGCGGTGATGGTGACCACGGCGGCAGATGCGGTCGCCGTTACCGGCAGATCGGGCAACGCATTGACCGCATCGGCCAGATCAGCCGCCACGGTGGATGCGCTGGCACCCACGGCTACAGATGTCTGCACCTTGGTGCCGCCCACATAGAGCAGCAGTGTTCCGGCCTTCACGGCGGCACCGCTGATGGTGACCGTACCTGTTGCCGCCTGACCGGCGATGTTATCCACCACGGGAACGGCCCACAGGTCGGAATCCTCGTTGGCATTTTTGAATGCGGAGGCCATGGCGGCCAACATGCTGCCGCGCCCGAACAGCGCTACGGCATGATCGGCGGACAAAACACGGACAGGAACGAGCGGTGCTGCCGTGCCGGTGGACAGAGGCTGTCCGAGCAACAGCACGCGGACCATGTCACGCACCAGCCCCTTGTTGGCCAGCGAGTTATCAAATTCCACATACTGGCCGGGGGTGCGGATGGTGACCGGTATCTGAGCAAAACTGATGGGCATGACTTACTCCTTGCCAGCCTGCACGGGCTGTGCAGTCTTGGCGGTCTTGGTGGCCGGGGCCTCTCCGGCGGCGGGCACGGGGACAACGTCACCGGCAGCCAGACGGCGCTGCCAGTAGATGTTACAGGGTTTGCTTTCTCCCTCCGTCTTGAGCGGCTTGAAAGACTCGGGGTCGCGTACCACATCGCCGGGTCGGGCTGGCCTGATGGTAATTTCGGTGGGCATGGGGTCACTCCTTGTGCAATGCCACCTCGTCACGGATGGCGGGGACAGGAACGTCCCAACTGCCGTCGAGGAGGGTAAAGTCGGTTATGCCTGCACCGGCATCGCCGGGCATGGATGACGCATCCGAACCATCCGCAGCCGGTTCCACCAGCCAGGACGTTTTGAACTCCACGGCTACAATGGACACGGCCATCGAACGCAACATGCCGTTGAACAGAATGCGTGAGCCGTGCGGGATGAGGGGTTGTATGTCATCGCGCAGGCCAAGGGTCTGGCCGCACAGCAGGGTCATGATGTCATGTCGCATCTGGTAGGTTCCCACTTCACCGGCAAGGCCCCCGTGGCGGGTTGAGCGCTCGTTACGCAGGGACCGCGCCACGCACAGCACCGCGAAGGTTGCTTCCTCCAGATATCTGGAACCCCTATCCGTGGCTTTGCCAACCCCCGTGCAGGTGACGAGGGCACGGGGCAGGCTGTTTGCGATCTTGGCCAGCTCGTTTTCGCTGTCGAGCTGGCCGCCGTAGCTTTCGGCACGCAACGGATAGCCCAGCACGTTCTGGCTTGCAGCTGCATGCAGACGAGTGATGATGGCGCGTTCAACGGAGGCGATCATTTACAACGCTCCTGCAAGGTAATGGAAAATGATGTCCTGTACGTCTGCGGCGTCATCATCCGACAAACCGAGATACGGACGCGCCGGAATGTCGCCCCATGGAATGGGACCGTTGCGCCGGGTGCGGCCGGAACTGCCCTGCGCCGCTCCCAACTGATGGATGCGGGCGTACGGCCAGTTACTGCCGATCTCCACCGCGTCCGGTTGGGCCTTGTATTCCAGGCTGCCATACAGATGTCCGGTAATGCGCAGGATGGGGCCGGTGTCGCCGCGTTTGCGGACGGTGACCGGAGACAGTTCGGGCCAGTCTGTTCCGTCCGGTCCCTGCTGTTCTTCAAACCGGCGCTGGGTGCGCTGCAACACCTGCGAGCCGATTTCGTCCATGGCGGACCGCAGATCGTTTCCTGCCGCCAGCAGCCTGCCAAGCCGGGCTTCAATGGCATCCAGCCCTTGGGGCCGTATGGTAAAGGTGATGCCGCCAGCCATCAGAACCCCTTCATGCTGTCATTGGTAAAGGTTCTGCCACCGACGGAAAGGACCGTTTCGCCGCCCGTGGCTCCGGTTGTTTCCAGTCCGGCAGACTGCAACTGCACCACACCGCGAGCCACTTCACGCAGCCCCTGCAGGGCGGTGTCGTGCCCGGCCTTGACGGCATCGGGCACGGCAACCTTATGCAGATAGAAGCGGGCGATGTCGCAGCACCAACGGCGGGCCATGTCGGGCACCGGGTGCAGAGGCACCCGGTAGCGGGCCGCCACATAACCGTTGACCAGTTCCGTGGCATCGCCGAGCGCTGTCAGCACTGCGGTGACATCCGCGGAGCCGGTCATGGCCGTGTCGGTCAGTTCCAGCAGTTCCTGATGACCGAAACGGGCAGTCATATCATCTACTGTTGCGTACATCGCCCGCTCCGCTACTTTCCGCCCTCGGCGGAGGTTTCAGTCCCGGCTTGGGCCTTTCCCACAGGGGCAGGCTTCGCAGCATTCTTCCCCTTGCCGGTTTTGGCCTCGGCGTCGGTTTCTTCCGGTTCGCCCAAAGAACCAAGGTCGGGCACGTCCACCTCATCCACCACCAGCATGGGGTCGGCGTACAGGGCGTCCAGCTGTTCGTTGGAAAAGGTGCCTTCCGGGTAATCGCGGGTGCCGGAGTGGGCCATGCCTGCGCGACGGTGACCGTCACGCTTCGCGGTGATCCTGATCATAACGGGCATGATGGGCACTCCTTATGCGAGCCACGGCGAGACGAGCACTTCCGCCGAGTTCTGGTAGACGTTGGTGGCACCGGAGGCATCGCGTTCGGCCTTGATGACTTCCAGCGCCTTCTTTTCCAGAGAGGGCGGCACCACCAGCAGGCTGGGGCGCACACCAAGGGGTTTGCCCCGGTCACCCTTCATGCCCATCATGGCGGCACGCGCGGCGCCGTAGGTTTCGGCAGTCAGGTCCTGCTTGCTGGCGTGGGCCAGCTGCCACAGGCCGTATCCGGCGTTGGCGCGGCAATCCACGCCGTAGCGATACTGCTTTGCGCTGAACACGGCTTCGTCCGTAGGCGCATCCATGCTCACAAAGGTATATTTACGCCGTTCCTGGAATATGATGGGCTTCACGGCACGGGTGGTATCCAGCAGGAACCACGGTGTGCCGGTGCCGCCGCCGAAGTTGGAAACGCTGATCTCGCTGCCGTCCTCGTCCAGCACGGGGTGGTCGGTGTCGAAGAACGGCTGGCCGTCATAGCAACGACCGGTGAAGCCATTCAGGAGCAGTCCATAGGTCAGAAGGGAAGGATGCACCTTGGCATCCTGGCCTAACTGCGCGAAGAGCGGCGTGTACGCCCCCACGGCATCGTCTTCGATATCGTCGCGATCCACGCCCACGGTGTTTTCAAACGAAAGGTTCTTGATGGTGAAGCTATGCAGCTTCAGATTCTGGATGACACGGTCGCCCAGCCATTCGCGGAATCCGGTGGTGTTGCCCAGCCACGGATAGGTTTCCAGCTTGGCCGTGCTCTTGACCACCATGGCGATTTTTTCATGGTCCGCCGGGGCACCTTCGAACGCCTGCTGGAAAACGAGACGGAATCCGGTGAACAGCGCCTGAAGGCTCTGCTGATTGATAATCATGGGTACTCCTAGAACGCGACCCAAACGCCGGTGGCGTCCACGTCTCTGATGGTTCCGGCAGCGGGACGCGTCCCGGTGCCATCGGTTGCCGCAACGGTCTGATCGTCCACGGCGTAGGCCGCCTTGCCGATGTGCGTGCGGTCGATGCTGCCGTCATTGGCAAGATGGAACGCACCCCGCACCTTGACGGAAACCTGTAGGTCACCGTCAGCCCCGGCGCTGTTGTCCGCATGGCCATCCGCCACACCCAGCACGGTCAGTGCGGTCGAAGCGGATGCGGGCACGGCATAGCCGGTGGCGTTCAGCGCCACCATGCCGCCCGCGTACAGGCAGGCGGACGCCGCCAC is a genomic window of Desulfovibrio psychrotolerans containing:
- a CDS encoding phage tail sheath subtilisin-like domain-containing protein encodes the protein MPISFAQIPVTIRTPGQYVEFDNSLANKGLVRDMVRVLLLGQPLSTGTAAPLVPVRVLSADHAVALFGRGSMLAAMASAFKNANEDSDLWAVPVVDNIAGQAATGTVTISGAAVKAGTLLLYVGGTKVQTSVAVGASASTVAADLADAVNALPDLPVTATASAAVVTITARHKGEAMNALDMRTTYWQGDAVPAGLTVTIAGMSGGSGNPDVGDALTALGDVQYHHMITPWTDTANLAALEAELEDRWSATRQIEGQAWAALSGTHAALSTIGSGRNSEVLSIMGAQKSPTPPWVWASVYGAVAAYQLGIDPARPLQTLELPGVLAPQEPDRFTRAERNLLLYDGISTFLVAVDGTVSIERAITTYQLNSYGLPDPSYLDAETLATLSVLRSTLRARISQKFPRHKLADDGTRFGAGQAIVTPSIIRAELIALARAWEERGWVEQVDAFKHLLVVERNADDPTRVDVVLPPDLVNQLRVFAALVQFRV
- a CDS encoding phage virion morphogenesis protein is translated as MAGGITFTIRPQGLDAIEARLGRLLAAGNDLRSAMDEIGSQVLQRTQRRFEEQQGPDGTDWPELSPVTVRKRGDTGPILRITGHLYGSLEYKAQPDAVEIGSNWPYARIHQLGAAQGSSGRTRRNGPIPWGDIPARPYLGLSDDDAADVQDIIFHYLAGAL
- a CDS encoding HI1506-related protein, producing MPVMIRITAKRDGHRRAGMAHSGTRDYPEGTFSNEQLDALYADPMLVVDEVDVPDLGSLGEPEETDAEAKTGKGKNAAKPAPVGKAQAGTETSAEGGK
- a CDS encoding gp436 family protein, which gives rise to MYATVDDMTARFGHQELLELTDTAMTGSADVTAVLTALGDATELVNGYVAARYRVPLHPVPDMARRWCCDIARFYLHKVAVPDAVKAGHDTALQGLREVARGVVQLQSAGLETTGATGGETVLSVGGRTFTNDSMKGF
- a CDS encoding phage tail tape measure protein, yielding MLGSGQMALNIMIGAALAGGFRSSLGTAGSEMTRLSDRSLQLGASLGATDRQMRSLSGASDDLQGHMAQVGQAIGSLMLIRKTVTMAGDLQHSLAVTGITADMSAGQVAELRDRLRELAVPSATNQSVIDLERGFNKLVSAGMDAGKAQDSLYGIGRTASGTQADIGDLADTAYVLVETLGVAPTALTDELDRLAYAGNAGAFELKDMAKYFPMLGAGAKALKLQGSEAVSTLAASLQIAKRGAADPGEAANNMANFMRALSSPETLKNAKQAGINIKAIIRKAWAEGRNPLEDVLDAVKAKTGGDPFKIGQIFRDAQVQNFLKPVLADLEDLKTLKHQIMTESAGTVDSQYGIMMDQFNEKTKAFDNALSRLGDSIGRSFLAPLGAVMDVITPFIGFIADAAEASPVFTFTLIGLGAALTILPPAIMLVGTAWRIMSASFMATPIGAAIALIGLGAAYLIDHWEPVAAFFSSIWEPVRPYWDSFFGWIGALWDKMSPMFDTVGKWLGIGGDAPSVPEGDSAPANTGKAMPRMGASMDAASGSKQPLPRMGAGAEAAEAHGAQTTARATQAESAGSSRTLRHTIELVVRGLPAGSSVVTRSDSANVTINARTGPLMAGAN
- a CDS encoding phage protein Gp37, whose protein sequence is MIASVERAIITRLHAAASQNVLGYPLRAESYGGQLDSENELAKIANSLPRALVTCTGVGKATDRGSRYLEEATFAVLCVARSLRNERSTRHGGLAGEVGTYQMRHDIMTLLCGQTLGLRDDIQPLIPHGSRILFNGMLRSMAVSIVAVEFKTSWLVEPAADGSDASSMPGDAGAGITDFTLLDGSWDVPVPAIRDEVALHKE
- a CDS encoding phage tail assembly protein, whose protein sequence is MKDQNAERIEQAASGTPAQVSESSALPPVPVPLSRPFKVGDATYTQLTLREPFVEDQIVVDMPGSTQGQYELRLIAHLCGVPAEALRKLPSCDYAQLQRALHRFLSPHAAVSAEPRSNSAMSPDGAGGK
- a CDS encoding DUF2635 domain-containing protein yields the protein MPTEITIRPARPGDVVRDPESFKPLKTEGESKPCNIYWQRRLAAGDVVPVPAAGEAPATKTAKTAQPVQAGKE
- a CDS encoding phage tail tube protein — translated: MQYLGRATIAYDGNTLDTQRSAKITLGGYARKPVQGSNSVGYAEEMVPATLECEVNVSKDTPVEAIRNITNATITFRADIGTTWMIREAFLEDVLELSEGEGGKMKVKFTGAPAEPV